Proteins encoded by one window of Blautia faecicola:
- a CDS encoding DUF58 domain-containing protein, producing the protein MKKSRVIWGLWLVLAVIFCFVTDGVTGYLLLAVSIVLPLLSGITLFAVRGKMDVQLTLAAYGEKGKAVTGKLLVKNRSFLPADRLRCRVCCENLLTGEKEYTNIPVAAPARSGVDTEFQLKSRHTGKVRISLKSMVWYDLFGLFRSRLSFRGEAMAVGMIAPNIFPMETQIAYGESTNMDSDEYSMKKAGYDPSETFAIREYQPGDRIRQIHWKLTEKFDNLMVRDYGLPIQNTILLLLETGYAQDKPDPDCMDALAEALLSVSQELASQQVVHSIGWQNHEENTFSCVEVETEEDLNLVLPELLGAVPGEDRMTVAEHYMENREQLEFAHMVVFTPGHEDSLGGLASQCIVTEVICGSEIAGYDQQDGVAMVGGGPDNLSEAIAYLEI; encoded by the coding sequence ATGAAAAAGTCCAGAGTAATATGGGGTTTGTGGCTGGTTCTGGCGGTGATCTTCTGCTTCGTGACAGATGGAGTGACAGGATATCTGTTGCTGGCAGTTTCAATCGTATTGCCGCTGCTGTCGGGAATCACGCTTTTTGCTGTCCGGGGAAAGATGGATGTGCAGCTGACACTGGCAGCTTACGGGGAGAAAGGAAAGGCAGTGACAGGAAAGCTGCTGGTAAAGAACCGCAGTTTTCTTCCGGCGGATCGTCTGCGGTGCAGGGTCTGCTGTGAGAATCTGCTGACCGGTGAGAAAGAGTATACCAATATTCCTGTGGCAGCTCCGGCAAGATCCGGGGTGGATACGGAATTTCAGTTAAAAAGCAGACATACGGGTAAGGTGAGAATCTCACTGAAATCCATGGTATGGTACGATCTGTTCGGTCTGTTCCGTTCCCGGCTTTCTTTCCGGGGAGAGGCGATGGCAGTCGGTATGATCGCACCCAATATATTTCCGATGGAAACACAGATTGCCTACGGGGAAAGTACCAATATGGACAGCGATGAGTATTCCATGAAAAAGGCGGGATATGATCCGTCGGAAACCTTTGCGATCCGGGAATACCAGCCGGGTGACCGGATCCGTCAGATCCACTGGAAACTGACGGAGAAGTTTGACAATCTGATGGTAAGGGACTACGGTCTTCCGATCCAGAACACGATCCTGCTGTTGCTGGAAACCGGATACGCACAGGACAAACCGGATCCGGACTGTATGGATGCGCTGGCGGAGGCACTGCTCTCGGTATCACAGGAACTTGCCAGCCAGCAGGTGGTACACAGTATCGGATGGCAGAACCATGAAGAAAATACGTTCTCCTGTGTGGAAGTAGAGACGGAGGAAGATCTGAATCTGGTGCTTCCGGAACTTCTGGGAGCAGTTCCCGGAGAAGACCGGATGACGGTGGCAGAGCATTATATGGAAAATCGGGAACAGCTGGAATTTGCCCATATGGTAGTGTTCACTCCGGGGCATGAAGACAGCCTTGGCGGACTGGCAAGCCAGTGTATCGTTACCGAAGTGATCTGTGGTTCGGAAATTGCCGGATATGATCAGCAGGACGGTGTTGCGATGGTCGGAGGAGGACCGGACAACCTGTCGGAAGCGATCGCTTATCTTGAGATCTAA
- a CDS encoding transglutaminase-like domain-containing protein: MKNNEKTQAFVLQPYPAAQGKKNQVTAFVVDLCFIWMYLAGLTIWLVSALNLSVNTGIVLLLAAGITVLWKLAAEVGKSKKWILFLVWGVLLVLTAAIGQKLWLGGMHQICNSAIDALGRRFPYLLPSYGVAVTDSMKVPALYGAIGWFLFLVVPGAGYLVEKGNRMFLGIQMAGLVLLQMITGVGPGLTGFLCSFFCFLAVWIRGHAERVTAGTQRLAAVEMIVGVAVLGGILLTGGYVLAENVLPQDGTVLSQWKEALVQKVEDYRYKGSSKILPDGQFQNLSSFEPEKKEVLKITMSQPQSYYLRGFTGSVYTDDGWKGEDSAKLWENRDLFYWLHQDDFYGQEILGKAATALDAEVAAADKNTITVENVAGNSHYCYTPYELADPTGDAVQNLLDAQKIGDCGILNGEIRGERTYTYQAYPALITKYPSYTAALLATEHLGAAGKDYQKLEEYYNAFAYDNYLDMPDQMQRECASLLGSYERKDGEKHADYAEAKQNILYLLTTEYTDSDKLDETWNGADFIYEFLEISKKGYSVHFASAATMMFRYYGIPARYVEGYLVTPQDAEAMTAGEPYTLDDTHAHAWVEYYQDGVGWLPFETTPSYLDIMNQADEYQDISGLSGGGSQDQDQQDEEQDQQEEQEEEPDDTIDWIQVLIVLLIIGIVLLLLTMLAFLIWIQLQRRKSRQLKKRFASEDPREAICSMYEYTMNILSAAGLKIRNTSLYRYEKQITKMFDEETGKEYHRIVDIRQEAVYSRNSLTEEQKQEMMTFKEKIWKRIYANGTWIQKMQLKYIYFL; encoded by the coding sequence ATGAAAAATAATGAGAAAACACAGGCATTTGTGTTGCAGCCTTATCCGGCAGCGCAGGGGAAAAAGAATCAGGTGACGGCATTTGTCGTGGATCTGTGCTTTATCTGGATGTACCTGGCGGGGCTGACGATCTGGCTGGTTTCCGCGCTGAACCTGTCGGTGAATACAGGAATCGTTCTGTTACTGGCGGCTGGGATCACGGTTTTGTGGAAATTGGCAGCAGAGGTTGGAAAAAGTAAAAAATGGATCCTTTTTCTGGTATGGGGTGTGCTCCTTGTACTGACAGCAGCGATCGGACAGAAATTGTGGCTGGGAGGCATGCATCAGATCTGCAACAGTGCGATCGATGCACTGGGAAGACGGTTTCCGTATCTGCTTCCCTCTTATGGAGTTGCCGTAACGGACAGCATGAAAGTACCGGCTCTTTACGGGGCGATCGGCTGGTTCCTGTTTCTGGTGGTGCCGGGAGCCGGTTATCTGGTAGAAAAAGGAAACCGGATGTTTCTGGGGATTCAGATGGCAGGATTGGTTCTGCTTCAGATGATCACAGGAGTCGGTCCCGGTCTTACCGGATTCCTCTGTTCCTTTTTCTGTTTTCTGGCGGTCTGGATCCGGGGACATGCGGAGAGGGTAACGGCAGGAACACAGAGACTGGCAGCGGTGGAAATGATCGTTGGAGTTGCTGTTCTTGGAGGTATCCTGCTGACCGGTGGTTATGTACTGGCAGAAAACGTGCTTCCACAGGACGGAACGGTTCTTTCGCAGTGGAAAGAAGCGCTCGTACAGAAAGTGGAAGATTACCGATATAAAGGAAGCAGTAAGATCCTTCCGGATGGACAGTTTCAGAATCTTTCTTCGTTTGAACCGGAAAAGAAAGAGGTGCTGAAAATCACGATGAGCCAGCCGCAGTCCTACTACCTTCGCGGATTTACCGGAAGTGTCTACACGGATGACGGCTGGAAAGGAGAGGACAGCGCAAAGCTCTGGGAGAACAGAGATCTGTTCTACTGGCTGCATCAGGATGATTTTTACGGACAGGAGATCCTCGGAAAAGCCGCTACAGCCCTGGATGCTGAGGTGGCAGCAGCGGATAAAAATACAATTACTGTTGAAAATGTGGCGGGAAATTCCCACTACTGTTATACACCATACGAACTGGCTGATCCGACCGGTGATGCAGTACAGAATCTTCTGGATGCACAGAAGATCGGGGACTGCGGGATCCTGAACGGAGAAATCCGGGGAGAAAGAACGTATACCTATCAGGCGTATCCGGCACTGATCACAAAATATCCGTCCTATACGGCAGCGCTTCTGGCCACGGAGCATCTGGGTGCTGCGGGGAAGGATTATCAGAAGCTGGAAGAGTATTATAATGCATTTGCCTATGACAATTATCTGGATATGCCGGATCAGATGCAGAGAGAATGTGCATCCCTCCTTGGAAGCTATGAGAGAAAAGACGGGGAAAAGCATGCGGATTATGCGGAAGCAAAACAGAACATCCTGTATCTTCTGACCACAGAATACACGGACAGTGACAAACTGGACGAAACGTGGAACGGAGCAGACTTTATTTATGAATTTCTGGAAATTTCAAAAAAAGGATATTCCGTGCATTTCGCCAGTGCGGCGACGATGATGTTCCGCTATTATGGAATCCCGGCAAGATATGTGGAAGGATATCTGGTAACACCGCAGGATGCTGAAGCCATGACGGCGGGAGAACCGTATACACTGGATGACACCCATGCACATGCCTGGGTGGAATATTATCAGGACGGTGTGGGATGGCTGCCGTTTGAGACGACACCTTCTTATCTGGATATTATGAATCAGGCAGATGAGTATCAGGATATCAGCGGACTTTCCGGCGGAGGTTCTCAGGATCAGGATCAGCAGGATGAGGAACAGGATCAGCAGGAAGAACAGGAGGAAGAGCCGGATGATACGATCGACTGGATCCAGGTACTGATCGTGCTTCTGATCATCGGAATCGTGTTACTGCTTCTGACAATGCTGGCATTCCTTATCTGGATCCAGCTACAGCGAAGAAAGAGCAGACAGTTAAAGAAACGGTTCGCATCAGAGGATCCGCGGGAAGCGATCTGTTCGATGTATGAGTATACGATGAATATTCTGTCTGCAGCGGGACTGAAGATTCGCAATACCTCTCTGTACCGCTATGAAAAACAGATTACAAAAATGTTTGATGAGGAGACCGGAAAAGAATATCATCGGATCGTAGACATTCGTCAGGAAGCGGTCTACAGCCGGAACAGTCTGACGGAAGAACAGAAACAGGAAATGATGACATTCAAGGAAAAGATCTGGAAAAGAATCTATGCCAACGGAACCTGGATACAGAAGATGCAGTTAAAATACATTTATTTTCTGTAA
- a CDS encoding AAA family ATPase, with protein sequence MNNRTDAVINEIEKVIIGKREVVERVLMAILSEGHILLDDVPGVGKTTLAVTCSVVMGVQYQRMQFTPDVVPSDIVGFSVYNKATGGFDYKPGVVMTNLLLADEINRTSSKTQSALLEVMEEGQVTVDGVTHPLPKPFVVIATQNPVGSAGTQLLPQAQLDRFMIRLQMGYPDFKSQVDILRDRQKVNPLDQIQKVIGGEDIIAMQQEVKDIHVEDAILEYVTSLAMATREDEMIRLGVSPRGALAIVRMAKAHAYLDGRNYVTPEDVQKVFIDVCAHRIILNPKARVAELSAEDILKNVMKRTKSPDSGR encoded by the coding sequence ATGAACAACAGAACAGATGCAGTCATCAATGAAATTGAAAAGGTTATTATCGGAAAAAGGGAAGTCGTGGAACGTGTGCTGATGGCGATTTTGTCAGAGGGACATATTCTGCTGGACGATGTACCGGGTGTCGGAAAGACCACACTGGCAGTTACCTGCTCGGTGGTTATGGGCGTGCAGTATCAGCGTATGCAGTTTACGCCGGATGTTGTGCCGTCGGATATCGTTGGATTCTCGGTGTACAACAAGGCGACCGGTGGATTTGACTATAAGCCGGGTGTGGTTATGACGAATCTGCTGCTGGCAGATGAGATCAACCGTACTTCGAGTAAAACCCAGTCGGCACTTCTGGAGGTCATGGAGGAAGGTCAGGTGACCGTAGATGGTGTCACCCATCCGCTTCCGAAGCCTTTTGTGGTTATCGCCACACAGAACCCGGTGGGATCGGCAGGTACGCAGCTGCTTCCACAGGCGCAGTTAGACCGTTTTATGATTCGTTTGCAGATGGGATATCCGGACTTTAAGAGCCAGGTAGATATTCTGCGTGACCGTCAGAAAGTGAATCCGCTGGATCAGATTCAGAAAGTGATCGGCGGGGAAGATATTATTGCCATGCAGCAGGAGGTAAAGGATATCCATGTGGAAGATGCGATTCTGGAATATGTCACCTCTCTGGCGATGGCGACAAGAGAAGATGAGATGATCCGTCTGGGTGTCAGCCCGCGAGGTGCGCTGGCGATCGTGCGGATGGCGAAAGCACATGCCTATCTGGATGGAAGAAATTATGTGACACCGGAAGATGTACAGAAGGTATTTATCGATGTGTGTGCACATCGAATCATCCTGAATCCGAAGGCGAGAGTGGCGGAACTGTCCGCGGAGGATATTCTGAAAAATGTAATGAAACGCACGAAATCTCCGGACAGTGGACGGTAA